The Candidatus Nanohalovita haloferacivicina region GGAATGATCAAGCAGATCCTCTAGAGAGACATACATGAATCCCAGTTCTTCCTCCAGGCTTTCATCTCCATAAGGATCGTAGGCCACCACATCCATGCCAAAACCTCTGGCAATCTTGATCACGTTCTGGCCTATTGCGCCGGTACCGATAACTCCAAGCTTCTTTCCATGAAGATCAAATCCTCTAAGGCCTTCATGATCAAAGCTGCCGTTATCAACTTTTCTAATCGCCTCATAAATCTTCCTGCTTAAGCTGAGGATAAGCCCGAAAGTATGCTCTGCCACAGTGCTACCTCCATATTGCGGCACGTTGCATACTGTAATGTTGTTTTCTTCCGCTGCTTCAAGATCTACGTGGTCGTATCCTGTGGATCTACAGGCCACAAGATCGATTTCAAGGCTGTCTAAAACCTTTTCATTGATATGAGAGTCAACAAACACTGTTACAGCGTCGAAGCCCTCGGCCTTCTCTACCGTCTCCTCTGTGAGTGAGTCGGAGAAGAACTCTATCTCTAGATTTGAGGTTTTTCCTTCCAGATACTCTTTTTCCCATTCTTCCGCGTCAAACCATGCTACTTTCATTTTTGATCAGTGTGCTGTCCATCCGCCATCTACAACCAGGTTTTCTCCTGTCACAAAGTTACTTTCCGAAGAGGCCAGGAAGGCCACAGCATTTGCAATATCCTCAGGCTCTCCGACTCTCGGAGAAACAGTATTGGACTCGATAAACTGCTTCTGCTCCTCATCCTCAAGCATTTCCTCAGTCATAGCAGTTCTGATAACTCCAGGAGATACAGAGTTCACATTGATACCCTCCGGCCCATAATCAAGAGCCATTTCACGGGTAAGCTCGACTACGCCGCCTTTAGAAGCACAGTAAGCTGCGTTCTGGCCATAACCAACGATACCTGCGATACTGGCAATGTTAACTACATCTCCCTCAATATCTTCCTTCAGCATGTGATCAATCACGTGCTTGCTGCACAGGAACTGGCCATCAAGATTGACCTCGATAGTCTTCCTCCAGTCCTCCATATCGGTCTCATCAGCGGATCCGGGAATATGGATTCCGGCATTATTCACAAGAACATCAATCTGGCCGTACTTCTCCGCCGCCTGAAAAACAGTATCCTGAACTGACTCCTCATCACTGACATCAGTCTCAATAAAAACGGCCTCACCACCTTCCTCATTAATCATTTCGTGTGTAGTCCTTCCATCCTGATTAGGTTCTCGCCGAACATCAGCAACAACCACGTTAGCGCCTTCATCACCAAGTTTTTGAGCAATAGCTCTTCCGATACCGGAAGAGGATCCTGTAACAATCGCAGTCCGACCTTCAAATCTATTCATAGTAATTTTATCACCTTCATAACTGCAACTGGAACAGGCCTGACTATAAAACCTGCTAGTAAATAACTCAAAATTCTTCCAGCTCTCTAACCTCAGGCCTCAAAGAGTCTCCATCAACCACATTATTCTCACGCAGAACATTCAAGTGATAGCTCAGCGTAGAACTATCGATATTAAGAGAATCAGCAATATCAGACTTCTTATCGGCCTCAACCAAACCCCTTACAATCTCTTTCTTCTTTTCATCTCTCAAAAGGCCTAGAATACATTTTTTAACGCATAAATTCTCGAGAGGACACTCTTTACATGCGGAAGGGCTGACATATTTTTTATCTTTCTTCACTACATCAGCTTTACGTAAATGATACTGTAATTGGCCGTTAGCCATTTCAAAACTTTCTTTCAGCTCTGTAAAGCTGATGCCTGGATTGTTCTCCACCTCTTTCTCTATCCTGGCTTTCACAGTAAACTATTGTGGCCCGGTATTTGAATATTTTACCAGTAGAAAGTTAAGCCCGGCCAGGACAAGAATTGTTCATGATCTGTATAGCTTCTCTAATAGTTTTCTCCATACTGGGGATTTTCTCCGCAAAATACAGAACCCTGGCCAAAGAGGCCTTCGACTGCATGATCGACAAGGCAGTAGTAGGTGAATGCGACTCTGACTTCGAAGATCGCGTAAAGGCCATGATTATAACACCGCTGCTAGGAAAATATCCGTGGGCAGCAAAATTTGTTGACAGATACCTAGACAAGATCGCAATAATATTCGTCATAGTCTTCATCATAACATTCCTGATCAGCCTCAGAGCCCTTGTAATGCTCTACATCTACGGATCATGCAAAGGCCCTGAAACAGGATGCGCAGCGTCAGGAATCCTGGAGGCAATCCTATGAGAGAAGAAGACTTTCCAGTACTCCAGAACAGAGAAGTTACATATCTAGACAGCGCATGCATGTCACTCAGGCCTGAAAGAGTGATACAGTCTGTGGAAAAATACTACAGAGATCTCTCATCATGCCCAGGAAGAAGCAGCCACAAACTCGGAAGAGAAACAGGCGACAGAATCAACAAAGCCCGGGCAACGGTATCAGACTTCATAGACGCAGGCCACAAAGACATAGCATTCACCTCAGGAACTACAGAGGCCCTGAATCTGGCAGCAAAGGCCTTTTCCAATATGAATGTTGTAGTTTCTGATAAAGAGCATAACTCCAACCTGGTGCCATGGCAGAAAAACAATATCGATGTACTGAAGACGGATGATGGGATAGATCTTCAGGCCCTATCCGAAAAAGTCGATGAAAATACCGTAGTTTCTCTTCACCATAAATCCAATATTGATGGATCTGAGCTACCTGTAGAGGAAATATCGGAAATAGTCCACGAAAAGAACGGTTATCTGGTTGTGGACGCGGCACAGAGCATTTCCCACAGGCCTGTATCAGTAAACGAAATCAATCCTGATGTGCTTGCATTTTCAGGTCATAAAATGTTCGGGCCTAGCGGTACCGGCGTGCTCTACGTCTCTGACAGGGCAAAAGAATTATTCAGGAATGTCAAGACAGGTGGCGGAGCGGTCAAAAACACGACCTTCCAGGAGGCCGAGTTCAAATCCTTTCCTAGCTGTGTAGAGGCCGGTCTTCCAAATGCTGCAGGGATCATAGGTCTCGGAACCGCAGTAGAATATATTGAAGAAGTGGGGATAGGAGAGATTGAAAGCCATGAGCAGAAGCTCTCTAGACTTATCAGACAGAAAACTCGAGAAATTGAAGGCCTGAAAATTGTAGGTGATCACGGAACCGGTGTGTTCTCCTTCTCTTTTGATAACGTCGGTGCACATCAGGTATCCGAAATGCTGGACAGAAAAGATATCGCGGTAAGATCGGGCCGCCACTGCGTCCACTCATGGTTTAACAGCAGAGATATTGAACCAAGCTTCAGAGCATCACTTCACATGTATAACACCGAGGAAGACATTGAGAGGCTTTTTGAGGTCCTTAAGCAGATCTCGGTTTTGAACTAGGGATTTGATTCAAAAGACTGCAGTGCCATTCAGTTTTCTATGCTTACAGTCGATCCTTCATCTGTGCTTGGCAGTGGGGAAATTGCCCTCAACATTGTTAGGTTTCTGATTACGTTCGCAGTTGGAGCAGTAATCACGAAAGTAGTAGTCATGCCTCTAGTAGGCAGAGCAGTATCCAGAAAAGCAGATACAAGAACACACCACAGCATAGTGAACTTTGCAGGCCTCTCAGGACTTTTCATATCCTTTACTATTGCGTTACAGGCAGGGGACTTTGGAAACCTTGCATCTATAATTGGAGCAATCGCAGCAGCCTTAACAGTTGCAGTAGGTTTCGGAATGAGGGATCAGGTCTCAAATATCATGGCCGGAGTATTCCTCTACTTTGACACACCTTTCGTAAAAGGAGACTTCATAGAGGTCAACGGCCAGTCAGGAGTAGTAAGAGAGACAAATCTCCGAGATACTGTTATCAAGGATGAAAGCAGCCAGAAAAAAGTCATTCCAAACGCAATGATCACAGGCAACCCAACAATCAACTACACAAGATCCGATAAAACCAGGAGAGCATTCAAAGTAGATCTTGACCCGGAGAAAATCGATGAAACAGAAGAAACACTGGCCGAAGCCGCAGCTGAAACATCAGAAATCCTGGAAAAACCAGAGCCAAATACAAAGATCGACGCAGAGGAGAAGAAAGCAGTACTCCACTACTGGATAAGAAACCCGCGGAAAGCAGAATCAATTGAATCAGATCTATCAAGACTTTACCTAAAGAAGGCCTCAGAAAAAGGGCTCTTGAAGAAAGAAGAAAAGGAATAGAGAAAGATTTAACACAATTACATCAGTAAAAATTCTCTATGAACACTAAAGGCCTGAAAAAAGGTGTTTTTCAGTGAGAAAACCAGAGAAAAAAGTATACGGAATATGGATTATACAGGCCTTTATACCAGTAATAATTCTTTCAGCACTGTTTTCATGGCCTATCCAGCAGTTTTCATCACTGAATGTTTTCACAGGGTTTGCATCGATTTTCGTTGTTCTCTCGGCTTTAGCAGTTCTCTACACGGTTTATCGTTACAGGGCCTGGAGTTTTGAGATGAAAGAGGATCATCTCTATCTGGAGCACGGTGTATTCAGAAAAGTTTACTCAATGGTTCCTTACGTGAGAATACAGCATGTTGACACTCAGAGAGATGTGCTTGACAGGTTTTTCGGCCTCTCCAGAGTAGTGGTCTACACTGCAGGATCTAGAGGCGCGGATGTAACAGTACCGGGCCTTCTGCCTGCTGACGCCGATGATATTCAGAGAAAGCTCAGAGATGTTGCTATTGAATCAGAGGACAGAGATGCAGTATGAAACTTGCTAAAGAATCAATACTGTACAAGGCAGTTCAGAACGTACTGGCCTTACTGGCGATCTTCCTTTTCTCAGGATCAACATCTCTGCAGGCCTTTAATCTTGCTGCTGCACTCGTAATAGGAGCACTGTTTATTGTTACAATTTCTTCATCGCTTCTCTGGCAGTACCTTGTCTGGAAAAACTATTCCTATAGAATAGAGGCTGAAGGAGTCCAGATAAAGCATGGAGTAGTCAGGAAGAATCAGAGGGAAATCCCTCTACGCAGAATACAGAACGTTGACATCAAGAGAAATATCGTGCACAGAATGCTGGGTATTGCACAGGTAAACCTGGAAACAGCTGGTGGAGGAACCACAGAGGCCTCATTCAAGTTTGTAGATCTGGATGAAGCCCGTAATATCCAGCAGAAAGTAAGAAGGTTGAAGAAAGGAGAATCTGAAGAGGAAGCTGATGAAGAAGACAGAGAACTACTTTTCGAACTCAATCAGAAAGAACTGGGGGTTCTCTCAGCGACATCTATTCAGGGAAGAGCAATTGCAGGCCTTTTCGGAGTAATAGGAATTATGGGAGGGTTTCTAGGCTCTCAGATAGAAGGTTTTGGTCTTCAGACTGCAGTTGCATCCTTCTTTGTCTTATCGGCAGGTCTTCTGGTTGTCTGGGTTTCCAGCGCAGTGACACAGTTCTTCAGATTCTTTGATTTCAAGCTGTATCGAGCTGATGACTCTCTGGAGTATGAGAGAGGCCTTATTAACAGATCGGAGGGAAGTATTCCTCTTGAGAAGGTGCAGAAGCTTACTATTGAGGAGAATCCTCTCAAGAGATGGCTTGGCTATTCTACTCTGAAGATTGAAACTGCTGGTTACTCCGCAGAGCAGTCAATGGAGCAAGGCCCTGAATCTGCTATCCCTATCGCTGAAAAGAGCAGGGTAATTGATTTTGCTCACAGCATTCAGGATTTCAACGATCTATCTCTGGGAAGTATTCCTGGAAGGGCCAGAAGAAGATACATCGGCCGCTACACGATTCTTTCCACGGTTCTTCTTGGAGCAGGAGTCGTTGTTGATGCTTTCTACGGCTTCAACTACCTGGTCCTGCTGGCTCTGTATCCTATCTCGCTCGTGGCAGCTCACTTCAAATGGATTAACAAAGGGTATGGGTCCGGAGAATCTCATTTCTTCACCATGAACGGATTCTGGAATAGAGAGACAATGATCGTGCCGTACTACAGAATTCAGAACCTGATCGAGAGCCAGACACTTCTACAGAGAAGATGGAATCTCTCATCACTTACACTGGACATTGCCGGTACCTCACCGTTCCAGAAAGATGCAGTAGCAGAAGATCTCGATACAGTAGAGGCCCGGAAGCTGAGGGAGGAAACATTCGATAACTTCAAGAAATCTCTTCAGTAAATCTAGGCCGCATATTCTTCTATTTCTTTATTTTCTATCAGAACTTTCTCAACCATCTCCAGTCTCTCAAGGTCAACAGATCCCGGCATGTAACGACTTGCTGAAGAGGAAGAAGTACGGCTCTTAACAACTTCCAGATCTTCCAGAACACTGAGACATGTGCCGGCAACCGTCACACTAAGCGGGAACTTCTTGGACACCTTCGACGAGTTAAACGACGTGGCCCTCTTGACCGAAAAATATCTGAGGAAGGCCTTGCATAGATAGAAATTCCGGGTAAACATCTTGAATCCGCGGTCATTGAAGTCCTTGGCCTTTGCTACATCATCAACCAGTCGCTGATCTATCTCCTGCATAACAAGAAAGTTTGAACTGCATAAATTAAAGAAATAAGGTGGGCTAGTAGAGGGCCTTCATCGCGAAAGACATTTTCTCTCTAGGTGGCTTGGCACCACAGTTCAGACAGTTATGTTCTTCTGAAGGCTTCATGTATCCGCACTCATCGCAGGATTTTCGCAAGGAAACCACCTCTTTCATCGTTATCAAGGAGTTTAAGCGATACATAATCGGGTTCAGGTTCGCGGCCAGCAGCTCTTATCATTCTCTCCAACCTCTAACCAGTAATTCCTCTTCAGGCCCTAATAAGGCGACTCGCAGCTGTCCGATATGTCCGATAAACAGATTAAATAATCTCAAACAGGCCCTGGGAAATATTTACAGCGGTTGAAGGCTGATGTCCGAAAGACCATTTAAGCTTGAATCTCGTATCGCCTAATATGACAGACAAACTCAATATTCTAGTTGTTGAGGGAACGGCCCGTGAAGGCCGAAAATCTATCAGACCAGCAAGATACGTGACCCGCAAGTTATCGGAAAGAGGCCACGAAGCAGAGCTCTTCGACCTCGGAGAAAGAGACGTTCCAATGCTTAAGCATACGCGTTACAGCGACAACGACAAGCACCCGGAAGATATCGAGGTTTTCGGACAGAAAGTTGAAGAGGCCGACGGCCTCGTAATTGTCTCACCGGAATACAACCACTCCATGCCTGGCTCCCTGAAGAATCTTCTTGACCATCTTTTCCCTGAGTACGATGGAAAGGCCTTCTCATTTGTAACAGTTTCTGGTGGAGGATTTGGCGGTGTAAGAGCTCTCAGCCATCTTCACGATGTTGCGCTTGAGTTCGGTGCTTATGTAGGCCCTGACATTCCTGTATCAAATGTAGGAAGCACCTTCAACGAGGATTCAGAGCTTAAAGATGAGAACTATGAGGATAGGTTTGAATCATTCCTTGACGATGTAGAGGAGCACACCAGAAAGTTCTCCTAAAAAAATTCTTTTTTCTTCTCAAAAATTTTCTCTTTACATTACTCCTACGTACTGAAGGCCTTGGAAAACACTGTATGAACACACAGCTGAAATTACCGGGGTCAAAATCCAGAAAGTTACCACGTGATGAATAATGTCCGGGTCGAAAAGCTGTTTATCCGGAATATCGTCTTCTGATTCTTCTCCGATCTTCTTGCTGTTTTCATCGGATTTCAGTGCTGCTGTCTTCATTGGCGGGGCCTCTCCCTGAATAGCGTCCTTCACTTTGACTGTTCTTGAGGCTCTTCCCCATCCAAGGCCTGTGATGCACATTGTTGCTGAGATTGCAAGGCTTGCGGGAATCCCCATTTTTGACAGTATTGTGATGATTGATGCTGAGACTGTGGATACGATCAGGGCTGCAAGAAGAGGCATGTCGGTTATTCCTTCTCCGACAGTGTCGAGAGTCTTCCTTGCGATTGTGAATCCTCCGATGCTCATAGCTCCTACCGCGAGAAGAATTCCCATATTCATAGTTACTGGTGTGGTTGGGCTGCTTACAAGAGGAGCTACAGCATTTGCTACATTTGAGGCGCCTGCGGAAAAGGCCATGTAACATGCTATAACAATTACCAGTACGCTGCTTACGAACTCTCCTCTGCTCGTTCCGTCAACAAGCTTGATAGGTACAGGGGAGAACCTGAATTCGAACATTTTTCCATCGCTCTTGTCTATTTTGAACTTCTCATCGAGATGGGTGTACAGATATCTGCCGATAAGGCCTCCCGCCAGAAATGCCACTGCCGGTGCTACAAGCCACCAGGACATGATCTTTCCCATGACGCTCCATCTGATGGTTTCTGTAGCTACTCCGAGGCCTGCTATTGCTCCTACAGCTGTCATTGATGTGGAGGCTGGTACTCCTGAAAGGTTTGAGATCAGCAGGCTGAGGCCTATGAAGAAAAGTATTATTACGGAGGCCATCATGGTGAATTCGGAGGAAGGAACAATCTTGCCCCCCATTGTCGCGATAACGTTTCTGCCTAGTGTCCAGCCTCCCAGCAGGGCGAAGACTGTCATAAGTCCGGCTGCACCGGTTTTTGAAACCAGTTTACTGCCTACAGATGGTCCGAATGCAACTCCTGTCGATGATCCACCGATATTTATTCCTACAAATATTGCAGCAACTACTGCAAATACAACTAAAAGTGTGAAACTCAGTGTTGATCACCCTAGAGGCCCGTTTCTAAACATTCCATCATACATGAGAACCAGTGCGATTGCTGCGCCTGCGCCAAGAGTATAGGCTACAGATATTTTGGTTACAGCTCCAACAGATCCTCCTGCAACCAGACTAGTTGTTATTCCGGCCAATATTTTGTCGTAGTAATCAAGATTTATAGAAAACATAACTACTATTTACCCTGAAAATTCTTAAAGGCAAACGTTGGCCTCATTTTATTTAAGTCCCTTTTCTAGCGTGTCTAATCAATGCGTCGATTCTCTCCTCTGCTCTTGACTCACGGCCTTTTTCAATCAAGCCCTCAACTTCATGAAGGTTGCTGCGGTAGATTCTCTTTTCCTCCTCTTCCATCTTCTTGATTTCATCCTTGAGGATCTCTGTCTTCTCTACAAGACTGTTCTCCTGCAATTTAATGTACAGGATTGCAGAAGTCGCTGACAGAAGCGATCCAATTCCTACCGCAACAAACAGAAGAATCTTCAGATCAAGGCCTCCATTTTTCTCCTGCTGTTTATCTTCTTTAATGTTCTTTTCTTCATTAACTGCTGTTTTTCTGTTCTTCTCAAGGCCTATAGTGTATATTGAGAAGTTTTCAAGTCGGGCCTCTACCACCACGTCCTCCTCTCTTTCAGTCAGTTTGAACTCTTCTCTAACCCAGTCCTTCTTTTTGTGCAGGAGCACGATATCTGTGACGGTTGCATTCCTGTCTTCGAGCCATGATCTCTCTACCGTGAAATTGATGTCCATACTGGTTCTATTCTCAGGTTTGATATCCCAGGACTTGTACACTTCAGAGGCCTCTGTAGTATCTACTTTTTCAACAGGCCTGATCTCCACGTAGGTTTCCTCATCGGTGCTGATTGACTCGATCGAGAGATCTTCTTCCTCAACCTGAACAGGTTCTCTTTCACCGGTTCTGATTACTGTGCTGTTCTGTTCCGTATTATTCTCCTCATTCTCTGTAGTCTGATTTTCATTTTCATCCGTTGAATTTGTGGCTGGAGGTGGTGGTGAAATACTGCCTATAGAGCTGGAATCTGAATTCTCGGAGCTGCCTCCGCTTCCTGAATCCTGATCAGGTTCCTCATAGCTGAAACTGTAGCTCCAGTTTGATTCGTGGCCTACATTGTCGGTGAAAGATCCTTGAATAGTATGATCTCCTGTATCGAGGCCTGTAACTGATACAGATACCGAGCTGTTAGACCATTGAACAGAAGAATTGATTTCCTCTCCATCGAAGAGAATTTTGCTTGATGTGGTGTTCAGGCCTGAGCCAGAGGCCTCTGCAATGTTTGCTGTGAAATCTATGCTATCTGAGTTGACAACTGTGTTTTCTGATGGCTGATAGCTTGTAGGAGCTGGTTTCTCTGAATCAATGCTCAAGTTCAGAACTTCTGTATCCAGGTTTCCTGCGTAGTCATAGCAGGATAGAGTGTGATTCAACTGCCCGTTTTCAGCAAGTTCGATAGTTCCATTAACCTGGCTGACAACTCTTTCATCGTTGTTTGAGATTCTCAGTTCGCTTATATTCCCGAAAGAATCGCTGCACACTGTGGAAACGTTGACACCGTCTTTGTACCAGGTCTTCCATGTTTTATTGCTTTTTATTTCGGTCTGTAAAACTGGCTTAGTGGTGTCTACAGTGAAAGACTTGGAGAGGTTTCTCTGGTTTCCTGCAGAATCCTCTGCAAATACCTGAAGAGAATGAAGGCCTTCAGAAAGGTTTTTCACAGAGATGCCATTGCTCAGGTTTTTCTCTGAGCCATTGTCTATCTTGAAAGTTCCTTCTACAGGTTCAGTACTGTTTAATGAAATTGAAGGATTTGAAGTGCTGAGATTATCGTTATCAGAAATATTTATCGATATGAATGGCCTGGTATTGTCGATCCAGAAATCTCTACTCTCCTCCAGTTTGTTGCCTGCTAGATCGGTGGCTGAATAAGTTATAGAGTACTTACCATCGCTGTAGTTTGATGTGTTAATTGTTGAGTTGAATCCTCCTTTTTTCAAAGTGCTTCCGTTTTCTATAACGTATTCTGAGTTGTTTAGGCCTGAGAGGCTGTCTGATAGAGAGGCTTCGATGTTCTGAAGGCCTGAGATATTTTCATTGTCGCGCGGTGTTGCCTGACTTATTTCTGGGTCTGTCAGGTCGATTGTTATGTTGTCTTTTTTCTTGCTGTATTCTGTATTGGTGTACTGGGCCCGGAATGTGATGTTGTGGACTCCTTCTGTCAGATTGATTGAGGTGTTAGGTGTGAAGGTTGTGTTGGAGTTGCTTATTTCGTATTTCCAGTCGTATATTTTCTGATCAGCGGAAACCTCGAGAGGAACATTGCTGGAATTCTGGTACTGAATATCTTCCAGATTGCTTTCGATTGCTGGTTCTGACACGGACTGCTTCCATGAGATATTCCAGCTTTCAATAGTTGCTGATTCGCTGCCGTTCACAGAGGCCTTAATTATCACTGCATCGGTATCAAGAAGGCATTCATCCACTTTTTCACTCTGTATATCCGAGCATACTGTCTGGTTGGTATCAGCGTCAATCAGGTCTATAGTAGCTGAGCTATTTGTCTGGGCCTGGAATCTGTCCCAGAGAACAAGGTTTTGCGGCCTCAAGGTAAGACTCTTCGCAGTGCCTTCTACTTTGTTGTTGATCAGGGATTTTTTCTGGCCCGGGTTTAGACTGCCTATGTCTCTTTCAGAGGAGTAGTTCCAGTCACCTGAAATGTTTCTATCGAGAGATCGGTCTCTGAAGTAGGCCTCGTGACCTGTTTCCAGTGTGAAGTTGCAGCCAGCGGTTCCTATACTGAGGCAGTCAATAACTTCTCCTTCCGGATTCAAGAGTTTGACGGTTTCTGTCTGGCCTGATGTAGCTATAGAGTTGAAGTCGCTGGATCCTTCGGCCTTGGAGTAAACTTCTCCTGCATCAACTGTCTGATTTCCGAAGACTCCTCCCTGATCTATCAAACCAGAAGTAACTTCGTAGCCTGCGATATTCAGGTTTTCTCTAGTTGATACAACTTCTATACTGTCGTTTGTTCCTCTGAAGTATTCGTTTATCATTAAGGAAGGCTGTTCTGGCTGATCAATCATCAGCTTATTTTCTTTTATCTCTGCATCGCCTGTTATCTTCTGAACTCCTGTCTCGGTCCTGAAGGTGTCCTCCCAGCTGGTTAGATTTTCTACAGTGAAAGAAACTGTCTTTGAATCATTGTTGCCGTAGACATCTCCAGACTTGAGTGTTAAGTTGTTAGCGCCGGGAGCAAATTTGGCCTCTGAAATATTTCCGCAGGACTCCAGATCAAAACTTTTCTCCGAGTTAATAGCGGCCTTACAGTATTCGATTTCAGAAATATCAGTGATTGAATAGTTGAGATCTATGCTGTCTCTGTAGTAGGTAGTGTTTGTAGGACTTTCGATAGTATGTTCTGGAGGCTGTGAATCAACCTTGAGATCTACACTCTTTGTCTTCGTGGTACCTCCCTGTTCAAGGTAGAACTCTACTGAATGAGATCCTTCCGAAAGAGTAACCTGTTTCTGATAATAGTCCGAGTAATTGTTAAGAGACTTGTTAGGGCCTCCGTCGACTGTATACACTGCAGTGTCCAGAACTGCTGTAGAGGAAACGTTAAGCCAGACAGCGTCCGTCGTATAAGTTCTGTTTTCTGGATCTTCAACAGTTACATAGAAATCAAGCTCATTTACAGCGGCCTCCGCATCCAGAAGACCGTAGCCTCCTTCATTCGCTGTCAAACCGATATCCTCGGTAGAATTATACAGAAGATTCTTTATTTCTCCCGGTTTCAGGCCTGGTTCTCTGCTTTCAAGAAGTGCGGCTACACCGCTGACGAAAGGAGTGGCCATTGAAGTACCCTGAAGATACTGGTAGTTTCCGTTGAGAACTGTGGATCTTATAGATGAGCCTGGTGCAGCAATGTCAACTTCAGGCCCCTGGCTGGAATAACCTGCCTGCATATCTGATGAATTTGTTGCAGCTACTGCAATAGCTTCCCTGTATTTTGCAGGGTAGTCCACGCAGTCAGTACAGGGCCCTGCATTTCCTGCCGCCACGACCACGGTAGTACCCTGGTTGTCCGCGTATTCTACTGCGTTTTCCAGAGTTGTAGAACCTGAAGGAGCACCCAAACTTAGAGATGCAATATCCATGTTTTGGTCAGCTGCATAGACTAGCGCGTCTGCAACATTACTCAGTGACCCTGTACCGGTGTAGTCAAGAACCTTGTATCCATGAATCGATGCGTTGGGCGCCACACCAATTATTCCCTGGTTGTTGTCCTCCGCT contains the following coding sequences:
- a CDS encoding NAD(P)-dependent oxidoreductase, with the translated sequence MKVAWFDAEEWEKEYLEGKTSNLEIEFFSDSLTEETVEKAEGFDAVTVFVDSHINEKVLDSLEIDLVACRSTGYDHVDLEAAEENNITVCNVPQYGGSTVAEHTFGLILSLSRKIYEAIRKVDNGSFDHEGLRGFDLHGKKLGVIGTGAIGQNVIKIARGFGMDVVAYDPYGDESLEEELGFMYVSLEDLLDHSDVVSLHCPLTDENRHMLSSEEFELMEDTLLVNTARGALIDTEALIQALEDGSVSGAGLDVLEEECYVEEDIEVMGQLKDECDLELILEDHMLMERDDVLVTPHNAFNSREAMHRIADTTLENLRSKENRV
- a CDS encoding SDR family NAD(P)-dependent oxidoreductase, producing the protein MNRFEGRTAIVTGSSSGIGRAIAQKLGDEGANVVVADVRREPNQDGRTTHEMINEEGGEAVFIETDVSDEESVQDTVFQAAEKYGQIDVLVNNAGIHIPGSADETDMEDWRKTIEVNLDGQFLCSKHVIDHMLKEDIEGDVVNIASIAGIVGYGQNAAYCASKGGVVELTREMALDYGPEGINVNSVSPGVIRTAMTEEMLEDEEQKQFIESNTVSPRVGEPEDIANAVAFLASSESNFVTGENLVVDGGWTAH
- a CDS encoding ArsR family transcriptional regulator, translating into MKARIEKEVENNPGISFTELKESFEMANGQLQYHLRKADVVKKDKKYVSPSACKECPLENLCVKKCILGLLRDEKKKEIVRGLVEADKKSDIADSLNIDSSTLSYHLNVLRENNVVDGDSLRPEVRELEEF
- a CDS encoding aminotransferase class V-fold PLP-dependent enzyme, whose protein sequence is MRSVRNPGGNPMREEDFPVLQNREVTYLDSACMSLRPERVIQSVEKYYRDLSSCPGRSSHKLGRETGDRINKARATVSDFIDAGHKDIAFTSGTTEALNLAAKAFSNMNVVVSDKEHNSNLVPWQKNNIDVLKTDDGIDLQALSEKVDENTVVSLHHKSNIDGSELPVEEISEIVHEKNGYLVVDAAQSISHRPVSVNEINPDVLAFSGHKMFGPSGTGVLYVSDRAKELFRNVKTGGGAVKNTTFQEAEFKSFPSCVEAGLPNAAGIIGLGTAVEYIEEVGIGEIESHEQKLSRLIRQKTREIEGLKIVGDHGTGVFSFSFDNVGAHQVSEMLDRKDIAVRSGRHCVHSWFNSRDIEPSFRASLHMYNTEEDIERLFEVLKQISVLN
- a CDS encoding mechanosensitive ion channel family protein, which codes for MLTVDPSSVLGSGEIALNIVRFLITFAVGAVITKVVVMPLVGRAVSRKADTRTHHSIVNFAGLSGLFISFTIALQAGDFGNLASIIGAIAAALTVAVGFGMRDQVSNIMAGVFLYFDTPFVKGDFIEVNGQSGVVRETNLRDTVIKDESSQKKVIPNAMITGNPTINYTRSDKTRRAFKVDLDPEKIDETEETLAEAAAETSEILEKPEPNTKIDAEEKKAVLHYWIRNPRKAESIESDLSRLYLKKASEKGLLKKEEKE
- a CDS encoding PH domain-containing protein, producing MRKPEKKVYGIWIIQAFIPVIILSALFSWPIQQFSSLNVFTGFASIFVVLSALAVLYTVYRYRAWSFEMKEDHLYLEHGVFRKVYSMVPYVRIQHVDTQRDVLDRFFGLSRVVVYTAGSRGADVTVPGLLPADADDIQRKLRDVAIESEDRDAV
- a CDS encoding PH domain-containing protein, translated to MKLAKESILYKAVQNVLALLAIFLFSGSTSLQAFNLAAALVIGALFIVTISSSLLWQYLVWKNYSYRIEAEGVQIKHGVVRKNQREIPLRRIQNVDIKRNIVHRMLGIAQVNLETAGGGTTEASFKFVDLDEARNIQQKVRRLKKGESEEEADEEDRELLFELNQKELGVLSATSIQGRAIAGLFGVIGIMGGFLGSQIEGFGLQTAVASFFVLSAGLLVVWVSSAVTQFFRFFDFKLYRADDSLEYERGLINRSEGSIPLEKVQKLTIEENPLKRWLGYSTLKIETAGYSAEQSMEQGPESAIPIAEKSRVIDFAHSIQDFNDLSLGSIPGRARRRYIGRYTILSTVLLGAGVVVDAFYGFNYLVLLALYPISLVAAHFKWINKGYGSGESHFFTMNGFWNRETMIVPYYRIQNLIESQTLLQRRWNLSSLTLDIAGTSPFQKDAVAEDLDTVEARKLREETFDNFKKSLQ
- a CDS encoding NADPH-dependent FMN reductase — its product is MTDKLNILVVEGTAREGRKSIRPARYVTRKLSERGHEAELFDLGERDVPMLKHTRYSDNDKHPEDIEVFGQKVEEADGLVIVSPEYNHSMPGSLKNLLDHLFPEYDGKAFSFVTVSGGGFGGVRALSHLHDVALEFGAYVGPDIPVSNVGSTFNEDSELKDENYEDRFESFLDDVEEHTRKFS